The Solibacillus sp. FSL R7-0682 genome includes a window with the following:
- a CDS encoding RNA polymerase sigma factor, with protein sequence MERLTEIYEEYSELVFKYLMTLCRDSHIAEELTQDTFYKAIQSIERFNGTCKMSVWLCQIAKHTYYQYVDKQMKQPELVTLQSGPSIEQLLIAQEDKIEIYRKMHQLKEPFREVLHLRLLGGLSFQEIGEVLGKNENWARVTFYRAKVKLLEEGKQNEPM encoded by the coding sequence GTGGAGCGGTTAACCGAAATTTATGAGGAATATTCAGAGCTTGTCTTCAAATATTTAATGACCCTATGTAGAGATTCACACATAGCGGAGGAATTAACGCAGGATACATTTTACAAGGCAATTCAGTCGATTGAACGATTTAACGGCACATGTAAGATGTCCGTTTGGCTTTGTCAAATTGCAAAGCACACCTATTATCAATATGTGGACAAACAAATGAAGCAACCGGAATTGGTAACGTTACAATCAGGACCTTCTATAGAGCAACTATTAATCGCTCAAGAGGACAAAATTGAAATTTACCGTAAAATGCATCAATTAAAGGAGCCCTTCAGAGAAGTATTACATCTAAGGCTTTTAGGTGGACTAAGTTTTCAAGAAATTGGTGAGGTGTTAGGGAAAAATGAAAATTGGGCTAGGGTTACATTTTATCGAGCAAAGGTCAAATTACTAGAGGAGGGCAAGCAAAATGAACCAATGTGA
- a CDS encoding GNAT family N-acetyltransferase, translating to MIEFREIDRHNFFEVIDLTVEEEQKTFIATNLFSLAQAKAYPECICIAIYYEDSLVGFAMYCIDAEDHEYWIYRFMIDKRYQGKGFGKAAMKKLIDRIKEDHTHRVVYLSFEPDNSLAKKL from the coding sequence ATGATTGAATTTAGAGAAATAGACAGACATAATTTTTTTGAAGTAATTGATTTAACAGTAGAAGAAGAACAAAAAACATTTATCGCAACGAATCTATTCTCTTTAGCGCAAGCGAAAGCATATCCTGAGTGTATTTGCATAGCAATATATTATGAGGATAGTTTAGTAGGGTTTGCGATGTATTGTATCGATGCTGAGGATCATGAATATTGGATTTACCGATTCATGATAGATAAAAGATATCAGGGCAAAGGTTTTGGAAAGGCAGCGATGAAGAAACTTATTGATCGAATTAAAGAGGATCATACACATCGTGTCGTTTACTTAAGCTTTGAGCCAGATAATTCCTTAGCCAAAAAATTATAA
- a CDS encoding spore protein Tlp yields MNDKQKKSNNALSLGKMINNTKENIKEAEISKEFAGPEELENLEEKNARRKHSIDIMEQQMRDEAAFKERKKSFED; encoded by the coding sequence TTGAATGATAAGCAGAAGAAATCCAATAATGCGCTAAGTCTTGGGAAGATGATTAATAATACGAAAGAGAATATAAAGGAAGCGGAAATTAGTAAGGAATTCGCGGGACCTGAGGAACTCGAAAATTTGGAAGAGAAAAATGCTCGCCGTAAACATTCCATTGACATAATGGAACAACAAATGCGGGATGAGGCAGCATTTAAAGAGCGAAAGAAAAGTTTTGAAGATTAA
- a CDS encoding VanW family protein → MKKSWMALLCIVCAIVLAGCQGKSEKEKSLEKKVVELEQQIKEIKNSASDEQEEEPVNGPLMITIVDPNTLEILHTLTPQDLGYGEGYETYKNNIKKLAKELARGTENNPGYDKRMVLDRLDENGEIIKGSPMVLLKESELVEKILAASAIGGNVELPIYVTESGYDSQDIPYLDDVLVGSYTTYFNAADANRNKNIELSAKAINNVIVGSGDYFSFNTVVGPRDEASGYQPAPEIINKKLVMGIGGGICQTSSTLFNAVDQVPIKLVERHFHSLDVGYVPKERDATVSYGGLDFRFQNASDAPFLIKAIYGKNFVTVEVRTASKYEKILKER, encoded by the coding sequence GTGAAAAAAAGCTGGATGGCTTTACTATGTATAGTATGCGCAATTGTATTAGCAGGATGTCAGGGGAAATCGGAGAAAGAAAAATCGTTAGAGAAAAAAGTAGTCGAATTGGAACAACAAATTAAGGAAATTAAAAATTCGGCTTCTGACGAGCAAGAGGAGGAGCCAGTGAATGGTCCTTTAATGATAACGATTGTTGATCCAAATACATTGGAAATCCTACACACGCTTACGCCACAAGACTTAGGTTATGGAGAAGGCTATGAAACGTATAAAAATAATATTAAAAAGTTAGCGAAGGAACTTGCAAGAGGGACGGAAAATAACCCTGGATATGACAAACGCATGGTGCTGGATCGTTTAGATGAAAATGGAGAAATTATAAAAGGAAGTCCTATGGTTTTGTTAAAGGAAAGTGAATTGGTAGAAAAAATTCTTGCTGCGTCGGCGATTGGAGGAAATGTTGAACTACCCATATATGTGACAGAAAGTGGCTATGATTCACAGGATATACCGTATCTAGATGATGTATTAGTTGGCTCCTATACAACGTATTTTAATGCTGCGGACGCTAATAGAAATAAAAACATTGAATTGTCGGCAAAGGCTATCAATAATGTCATCGTTGGAAGTGGCGATTATTTTTCCTTTAATACGGTTGTTGGCCCGAGAGATGAGGCGAGCGGCTATCAACCCGCACCAGAAATCATCAATAAAAAGTTAGTCATGGGTATTGGGGGAGGGATTTGTCAAACGTCTTCTACGCTATTTAATGCAGTTGATCAAGTACCTATAAAATTGGTGGAGCGTCATTTTCATTCATTAGATGTCGGTTATGTACCAAAAGAAAGAGATGCAACGGTTTCTTATGGCGGACTAGATTTCCGATTTCAAAATGCAAGCGATGCCCCTTTCCTAATAAAAGCAATTTACGGAAAAAACTTTGTTACAGTAGAAGTAAGAACAGCTTCCAAATATGAAAAAATTTTGAAAGAAAGATAA
- a CDS encoding ABC transporter permease, producing the protein MFQFEIKKIFFNKRLLYLLLFLLIGIALLFARNFAFQESIMKEREQQIISYIQQGQKIINQYQTTLVKDPNDENTKALLVMMTSMVDTLYETRTAFIENDWKQELEKENQFLNDVLAFKAAGGDYALLNDTIQRTVATNKQLLTSNIPPEAEGYSIAVPNYLKQVVDILVNFGAIIIILIVIGDMLTVEFEQRSINFLYTQPLKKSTIIHSKFWSAVVVYGLVIFCGLATAFGISAMFGKQGTFLYPLLVEQGDQLNFLTISEYLFFALTSTTVIALFVIALCLLVSLIFKHSIATLLIITVILIGGYLLLGQLTFPSKEWLNPFQYVFTKETIMSVGHDWYKGIAITLFLALLCYLLAILRMRFIRV; encoded by the coding sequence ATGTTTCAATTTGAGATAAAGAAGATTTTCTTTAATAAACGACTTCTTTACTTGTTGCTCTTTCTTCTAATTGGAATTGCACTATTGTTTGCAAGGAACTTTGCCTTTCAAGAATCGATTATGAAAGAACGAGAACAACAAATAATTTCGTACATTCAACAAGGTCAAAAAATTATTAACCAATATCAAACAACACTTGTTAAAGATCCAAATGATGAAAATACGAAGGCATTGCTTGTCATGATGACAAGCATGGTAGATACGTTATACGAAACCCGAACAGCATTTATCGAAAATGATTGGAAACAGGAGCTAGAGAAAGAAAATCAATTTTTAAACGATGTATTAGCATTTAAAGCAGCTGGCGGAGATTACGCTCTACTTAACGATACGATACAACGAACAGTAGCTACGAATAAGCAACTACTTACATCAAATATCCCTCCCGAAGCTGAAGGTTATAGTATTGCAGTGCCAAATTATTTGAAACAGGTTGTGGATATTCTTGTAAATTTCGGGGCTATTATCATTATACTTATTGTAATAGGTGATATGCTGACCGTTGAATTTGAGCAACGAAGTATCAATTTTTTATATACTCAACCGTTGAAAAAAAGTACCATCATCCATAGTAAGTTTTGGAGTGCAGTTGTTGTGTATGGCTTAGTTATATTTTGTGGACTAGCCACCGCCTTTGGAATTAGTGCTATGTTTGGCAAACAAGGTACTTTTTTATACCCTTTATTAGTTGAACAAGGTGACCAACTTAACTTTTTGACAATTTCAGAGTATCTCTTTTTCGCACTAACTTCTACAACGGTAATTGCTCTATTCGTTATTGCTCTTTGCTTATTAGTTAGCCTTATTTTTAAACACTCAATTGCTACATTACTCATTATAACGGTCATTCTAATTGGGGGTTATTTGTTACTTGGTCAACTAACATTTCCTTCAAAGGAATGGTTGAACCCCTTCCAATATGTGTTTACGAAAGAGACAATAATGTCTGTTGGGCACGACTGGTATAAAGGGATTGCAATTACATTATTTTTAGCGCTTCTTTGTTATTTACTAGCAATTCTACGCATGCGCTTTATAAGAGTATAA
- a CDS encoding ABC transporter ATP-binding protein — MIVEVKGLFKKYKKQLVLKGIDIQIEEPQIIALVGPNGSGKTTLMNSLMNLLPFHEGSIRILGKKHNDTSLFYEVSYLQDNRILYGDLTGYDHLRFICRIQKLPRARIKEVAAYVGMESYLKKRVRSYSLGMKQHLLLAMAIINQPKLILLDEPVNGLDPTSAIHMRSILLDLHEKGTTIIISSHNLDEIDKLTNNIYFMKDGVLLKESLEDYSTSRYKLTVSDFEKAKEVLAGQDVNISFDDATILFEETEVSLQSVIHSLNINGMEINKIENYKIGAEKRYMELFESELAR; from the coding sequence ATGATTGTCGAGGTAAAAGGGTTATTTAAAAAATATAAGAAACAGCTCGTATTGAAAGGTATTGATATTCAAATAGAAGAACCTCAGATTATTGCATTAGTAGGTCCTAACGGTTCGGGAAAAACCACTTTAATGAACAGTTTAATGAACTTATTACCTTTCCATGAAGGTAGCATTCGGATTCTAGGGAAAAAGCATAACGATACTTCCTTATTTTATGAGGTTTCCTATTTACAAGATAACCGTATTTTATATGGAGATCTAACTGGTTACGATCACTTACGTTTCATATGTCGCATTCAAAAACTCCCTCGCGCTCGTATAAAAGAAGTAGCAGCATATGTAGGTATGGAAAGCTACTTAAAAAAACGTGTCCGCAGTTATTCTCTCGGTATGAAGCAACATCTTTTACTGGCAATGGCGATTATTAATCAGCCAAAATTAATCTTACTTGATGAGCCTGTTAATGGACTTGATCCAACTAGTGCCATTCACATGAGGAGTATCCTTCTAGATTTACATGAAAAAGGAACAACTATTATTATCTCTTCTCATAATTTAGATGAAATTGATAAACTGACAAATAATATTTATTTCATGAAGGATGGTGTTCTCTTAAAAGAATCATTAGAGGATTATTCAACAAGTCGCTACAAACTGACTGTATCTGATTTCGAGAAGGCAAAGGAAGTATTAGCTGGACAAGATGTGAATATTTCCTTTGACGATGCAACCATTTTGTTTGAAGAAACGGAAGTGTCACTCCAATCAGTTATTCATAGTCTTAATATTAACGGCATGGAAATTAACAAAATAGAAAACTATAAAATTGGTGCTGAAAAACGTTATATGGAGCTTTTTGAAAGCGAGTTGGCGAGATGA
- a CDS encoding topoisomerase DNA-binding C4 zinc finger domain-containing protein encodes MLFCGIKWDLKHGGQLTLKKGRYGEFYGCSSYPKCNHKMKLSRNFL; translated from the coding sequence TTGTTATTTTGTGGTATAAAATGGGATTTAAAACACGGAGGACAATTAACGTTAAAGAAGGGGAGATATGGTGAATTTTATGGATGTTCTAGTTACCCTAAATGCAACCATAAAATGAAGTTATCAAGAAATTTCCTATGA
- a CDS encoding type III polyketide synthase, producing MPKISSIGTYTPPFSLAQSNIEQLTKELFQHKISKLERLLKVFENGEIETRNFCVPPDWYREDHTFEERNELYIELATKYSVEVIQRCLTNRTFLSNDLSTEDIDAIIFVSSTGISTPSIDARVMNILPFSDQLVRIPIWGLGCAGGAGGISRAYDYCKAYPHAKVLVVCIELCSLTFQKDDYSKSNLVGTSLFADGAACVLVCGDKVELEQSMYLPHILGSGSKWMPNSENVMGWNVKSGGLHVVFSKSIPVIISTWLGPFIHEFLSKYNIQPDQIGNFVAHPGGKKVLNAYEEALQLTKAHTNVSREILKAHGNMSSPTVLYVLEQFMHKEHTANTYGLMVALGPGFSGEALLLEWRK from the coding sequence ATTCCTAAAATATCTTCTATTGGAACTTATACGCCACCTTTTTCATTGGCTCAGTCAAATATTGAACAATTAACAAAAGAGCTTTTTCAACACAAAATTTCAAAACTAGAACGACTATTAAAAGTTTTTGAAAATGGTGAAATTGAAACACGAAATTTTTGTGTTCCTCCAGATTGGTATCGTGAGGATCATACGTTTGAGGAGCGCAATGAGCTTTATATTGAGCTAGCTACGAAATATAGTGTGGAAGTTATTCAAAGGTGCTTGACGAACCGCACATTTTTATCCAATGATCTTTCTACCGAGGATATTGACGCCATTATTTTCGTTAGTAGTACGGGCATTTCCACACCGAGTATTGATGCACGTGTTATGAATATTCTCCCTTTTTCTGATCAGCTTGTTCGAATTCCTATTTGGGGACTAGGCTGTGCAGGAGGAGCGGGTGGTATTAGTAGAGCATATGACTATTGTAAAGCTTATCCACATGCTAAAGTTTTAGTCGTTTGTATCGAGCTTTGCAGCTTAACATTTCAAAAAGATGATTATTCAAAAAGCAACTTAGTAGGTACATCATTATTTGCAGACGGCGCGGCATGTGTACTCGTATGTGGAGACAAAGTAGAACTTGAACAATCTATGTATTTGCCACATATTCTTGGGAGCGGCTCGAAGTGGATGCCAAACTCGGAAAATGTAATGGGCTGGAATGTGAAAAGTGGTGGATTACATGTCGTGTTTTCTAAAAGCATCCCTGTAATTATTTCTACGTGGCTTGGTCCATTTATTCATGAATTTTTAAGTAAATACAATATACAACCTGATCAAATCGGAAATTTTGTTGCTCACCCCGGTGGCAAAAAGGTATTGAATGCTTACGAAGAAGCACTTCAATTAACGAAGGCACATACAAATGTTTCACGTGAAATATTAAAAGCTCATGGCAATATGTCTTCTCCAACTGTATTGTACGTTTTAGAGCAATTTATGCATAAGGAACATACAGCCAATACGTATGGCTTAATGGTAGCGTTAGGACCAGGATTTAGTGGTGAAGCACTGTTATTAGAATGGAGGAAGTAG
- a CDS encoding class I SAM-dependent methyltransferase yields the protein MGVLIQNSKYLDFLTKLGIGGAHPGGINLTKEIFKKETIKKSSRILDVGCGTGQTAAYLAYKYGAYVTGIDISPIMVAKAKRRIEKKHLAVNIIHCSVEEIPLPDSDFDFVISESVLSFANKPRALKEIFRLLKTGGRFVAIEQTINYPLKEDEETEIKEFYGFDSLSTKKDWVTFFREAGFEHIRIQKNTAIHSVPDFHYSEDIAPEIYEIMQKHFELIFKYQGNLGYRIYTCTK from the coding sequence GTGGGGGTCCTAATTCAGAATTCTAAGTATCTAGATTTCCTAACAAAACTTGGTATTGGTGGTGCACATCCAGGCGGTATTAATCTAACCAAAGAAATTTTTAAGAAGGAAACTATAAAAAAATCTTCTCGTATTTTAGATGTGGGGTGCGGTACCGGGCAAACGGCAGCTTATTTAGCCTATAAATATGGAGCATATGTAACTGGCATAGATATCAGTCCAATAATGGTGGCAAAAGCCAAAAGACGAATAGAAAAAAAACACCTAGCAGTAAACATCATTCATTGCTCAGTAGAAGAAATCCCACTGCCAGATAGTGATTTTGATTTTGTTATATCTGAATCCGTTCTTTCCTTTGCAAATAAACCAAGAGCACTTAAAGAAATCTTTCGGTTATTAAAAACCGGTGGACGTTTCGTTGCGATTGAACAAACGATTAATTATCCACTAAAGGAAGACGAAGAAACCGAAATAAAAGAATTTTATGGATTTGATTCCCTCTCTACGAAAAAAGATTGGGTTACTTTTTTTAGGGAGGCTGGTTTCGAACATATCCGTATACAAAAAAATACAGCCATACATTCAGTGCCTGATTTCCATTATTCAGAAGATATTGCCCCTGAAATTTATGAGATTATGCAAAAACATTTTGAGTTAATTTTCAAATATCAAGGAAATTTAGGCTATAGAATTTATACGTGCACAAAATAG
- a CDS encoding isoprenylcysteine carboxyl methyltransferase family protein has translation MFFYVVFALVIIQRLVELLIAKRNEKALLAKGAYEVGASHYPFMIVLHVSFFISLLVEVMYFKSIQPPNVILLVDFLLLQLARVWCLLSLGAFWNTKIIILPGANVVARGPYAYIRHPNYLIVCLEIALLPLMFQAYFTTICFTILNFIILSIRIPAEERALKEATNYSLYMERKTIH, from the coding sequence TTGTTTTTTTATGTCGTTTTTGCTTTAGTTATTATTCAAAGACTTGTAGAGTTGCTCATAGCAAAAAGAAACGAAAAAGCGTTGCTTGCAAAAGGTGCGTATGAAGTAGGTGCTTCCCATTATCCTTTTATGATAGTGTTACATGTAAGTTTTTTTATTAGTCTACTTGTAGAAGTGATGTATTTTAAATCAATACAACCTCCAAATGTCATATTACTTGTTGATTTTTTATTATTACAATTGGCAAGAGTTTGGTGTCTATTATCACTTGGTGCATTTTGGAATACAAAAATCATAATCTTACCAGGTGCTAATGTAGTTGCAAGAGGGCCATATGCTTATATACGTCATCCTAACTATTTAATCGTTTGCCTTGAAATTGCGCTATTGCCCCTTATGTTTCAGGCATACTTTACAACGATTTGCTTTACTATTTTAAATTTCATTATTCTTTCAATTCGAATCCCTGCTGAAGAAAGGGCATTAAAAGAAGCAACGAACTATAGTTTGTATATGGAGCGGAAAACGATTCATTAA
- a CDS encoding zf-HC2 domain-containing protein: MNQCEIVKDLLPIYIDELCSETSSIYVKEHLEQCEDCRFVHQQMMTELSEEHLEVNKLSMQQKRPFEKMKKVFNSYRYISKLLEWMTVIGVVFVLLLFGKAFFDMKQVTSDFKHQQFIENEQKEIMENAFNSVAKGGQAGLEELSEKYQYKINYIALFDATEVEPLSPVNSFPKAIYPIPYEKAVATYRNGQLNTEQIIPMDYDIATMAMERDDYIIQFEYTPEYIQSVERAFQTKHYAPSYIEIFTPAFVALIITMCMFILWKTIKRTNRNAQSLIE, translated from the coding sequence ATGAACCAATGTGAAATTGTAAAGGATTTGCTGCCGATTTATATTGATGAGTTGTGCAGTGAAACAAGTAGCATATATGTAAAAGAGCACCTTGAACAGTGTGAAGATTGCCGCTTCGTTCACCAGCAAATGATGACTGAATTAAGCGAGGAGCATTTAGAAGTGAATAAATTGTCCATGCAACAAAAACGACCATTTGAGAAAATGAAAAAGGTTTTTAATTCTTACCGCTATATTTCAAAATTATTAGAATGGATGACGGTCATCGGCGTTGTTTTTGTTTTATTATTATTTGGTAAAGCATTTTTCGATATGAAACAAGTTACAAGTGATTTTAAGCATCAACAATTTATTGAAAATGAGCAAAAGGAAATTATGGAAAATGCTTTTAATAGCGTGGCTAAGGGCGGTCAAGCAGGGTTAGAGGAGCTCTCTGAGAAGTATCAATACAAAATCAATTATATAGCGCTATTTGATGCAACAGAGGTAGAGCCTTTATCTCCGGTCAATTCATTTCCGAAAGCTATTTATCCGATTCCTTATGAAAAAGCGGTTGCCACGTATAGGAATGGTCAATTGAATACGGAACAAATCATTCCAATGGACTATGATATTGCTACAATGGCAATGGAACGTGATGACTATATAATTCAATTTGAATATACACCTGAATATATACAGAGTGTAGAGCGTGCTTTTCAAACGAAACATTATGCACCTTCATATATAGAAATCTTCACACCTGCCTTTGTAGCATTAATTATTACAATGTGTATGTTTATCCTATGGAAGACCATTAAAAGGACAAATAGAAATGCGCAAAGCTTGATAGAATAA
- a CDS encoding CotD family spore coat protein: MVNRNWFELFDGERGPNFPNYAQELPTQTAPTQFAQPQVSPTQQFVQRNVTNTVVPHYHPSHLTTVNQHYINNQHYFPHTESVVNECFETNTMCGTPFRPHTCGCSKRRHW; this comes from the coding sequence ATGGTTAATAGAAACTGGTTTGAATTATTTGATGGTGAAAGAGGTCCCAACTTCCCAAATTATGCACAAGAACTCCCAACGCAGACAGCGCCTACTCAATTCGCACAGCCACAAGTATCTCCAACACAACAATTCGTTCAACGGAATGTGACAAACACAGTTGTGCCACACTATCATCCATCACACTTAACTACAGTAAATCAACACTATATTAATAATCAGCACTATTTTCCACATACTGAATCCGTAGTAAATGAATGCTTTGAAACGAATACAATGTGCGGAACGCCATTTAGACCACACACATGTGGTTGTTCAAAACGTAGACACTGGTAG
- a CDS encoding multicopper oxidase family protein — MVITPGIQDLPFVLQKNGVKFFTLVAEEITWELVDGIFIKAWGYNGSTPGPTIRVCPGDHVCIRVINQLPVATSVHWHGLIVPNNMDGVPPIEPSPFIEPGHYFDYHFTIINPPGTYMYHSHVDVSIQDNAGLLGGFIVEEPAKKNKSNYKDYLCLLQEWAIGALPWGDLQKGTYDLTFVKPDFNFFTINGRCYPLTEPLLVKYGDTVRIRFGNIQMNHHPIHLHGHQFKVVGADGFPIAPHTQIYKNTILVASGETWDIRFQANNPGIWPMHCHMPHHVTNNGVVGLGGMFTTLKYEK; from the coding sequence ATGGTCATCACACCCGGTATTCAGGATTTACCCTTTGTACTTCAAAAAAATGGGGTGAAATTTTTTACTTTAGTGGCGGAAGAAATTACATGGGAATTAGTGGATGGTATATTTATTAAGGCATGGGGATATAACGGCTCTACACCTGGGCCCACAATTCGTGTATGTCCTGGAGATCACGTATGCATTCGGGTCATTAATCAACTACCTGTTGCTACAAGCGTCCATTGGCATGGCTTAATCGTCCCTAATAATATGGATGGTGTCCCTCCAATTGAACCTTCTCCATTTATTGAACCTGGGCATTATTTTGATTATCATTTTACAATTATTAATCCTCCAGGGACATATATGTACCATTCTCATGTAGATGTTTCTATACAAGATAATGCGGGGCTATTAGGTGGTTTTATTGTCGAAGAACCCGCGAAAAAAAACAAATCTAATTATAAAGATTATCTTTGTTTACTCCAAGAATGGGCGATTGGTGCTTTACCTTGGGGGGATCTACAAAAAGGTACGTACGATTTAACCTTTGTTAAACCCGACTTTAATTTCTTTACAATCAATGGGCGTTGCTACCCTTTAACGGAACCTTTACTCGTAAAATATGGGGATACGGTTCGAATACGTTTTGGTAATATTCAAATGAACCATCACCCTATTCATTTACATGGACATCAATTTAAAGTAGTAGGTGCGGATGGCTTTCCAATTGCCCCACATACGCAAATATATAAAAATACAATACTCGTTGCCTCAGGTGAAACATGGGATATTCGATTCCAAGCCAACAACCCTGGAATTTGGCCAATGCACTGCCATATGCCTCACCATGTTACAAATAATGGCGTAGTTGGTTTAGGTGGTATGTTTACGACATTGAAATATGAAAAATAA
- a CDS encoding zinc-dependent alcohol dehydrogenase, with protein sequence MKAVTYQGAKDVQVKEVPDAKIEKPDDIIVRITSTAICGSDLHIYRGVIPTKEDFVIGHEPMGIVEEVGPEVTKVKKGDRVVIPFNVSCGECFYCQNEMESQCDNANNNPEIDSGAYFGYTERYGNFPGGQAEYMRVPYGNFIPFKVPDSCELEDEALLFISDVLPTAYWSVEHAGVKKGDTVIVLGSGPIGLMVQKFAWMKGAKRVLVVDPLSYRLEHAKKKNNVEIFNFDDFDDIGGHLREITQGGADVVIDCVGMDGKMSLFEKVEQKLKLQGGTLSAINVGIKAVRKFGTVQLTGVYGSMYNMFPLGNIFERNVTVKMGQAPAIHYSPMLYDMVAQGKIDPTEIITHKMPLSEASEAYRMFHDHEDQSIKFILKP encoded by the coding sequence TTGAAAGCAGTAACATATCAAGGTGCAAAAGATGTGCAAGTAAAAGAAGTCCCAGATGCAAAAATTGAAAAGCCAGATGATATTATTGTCCGAATTACCTCAACCGCTATTTGTGGTTCAGATCTGCATATATACCGTGGAGTAATTCCGACAAAAGAAGACTTTGTGATTGGACATGAACCGATGGGTATTGTTGAAGAGGTTGGCCCAGAAGTCACAAAAGTAAAAAAGGGTGACCGGGTTGTGATTCCCTTTAATGTATCTTGTGGGGAGTGCTTCTACTGTCAAAATGAAATGGAAAGTCAGTGCGATAACGCCAATAATAATCCGGAAATTGATTCCGGTGCTTATTTTGGTTATACAGAGCGCTATGGGAATTTTCCAGGGGGACAGGCAGAATATATGCGTGTACCGTATGGGAATTTTATCCCGTTTAAAGTGCCGGATTCTTGTGAGTTAGAGGATGAGGCACTGCTGTTTATATCGGACGTCTTACCAACTGCTTACTGGAGTGTGGAGCACGCAGGCGTCAAAAAGGGAGATACTGTCATTGTGCTCGGCTCTGGTCCTATCGGTTTAATGGTTCAAAAGTTTGCATGGATGAAGGGCGCAAAACGTGTGCTTGTAGTAGACCCTCTATCCTATCGCCTGGAGCATGCTAAGAAAAAAAATAATGTAGAAATATTTAATTTTGATGATTTTGATGATATAGGCGGACATCTCCGTGAAATTACACAGGGCGGCGCAGATGTTGTGATTGACTGTGTAGGTATGGACGGCAAAATGTCACTATTTGAAAAGGTAGAGCAGAAGCTGAAGTTACAAGGCGGAACATTAAGTGCTATTAATGTTGGTATTAAAGCCGTGCGTAAGTTTGGGACAGTTCAGCTGACGGGTGTATACGGTTCGATGTACAATATGTTCCCTCTAGGTAATATTTTCGAGCGCAATGTAACGGTGAAAATGGGACAAGCTCCAGCTATCCATTACAGTCCGATGCTTTATGATATGGTTGCGCAAGGGAAGATTGATCCTACTGAAATCATTACGCATAAAATGCCGCTGTCAGAAGCGAGTGAAGCATACCGTATGTTTCACGATCACGAAGATCAAAGTATTAAGTTTATATTAAAACCATAG